A genomic window from Xenorhabdus cabanillasii includes:
- a CDS encoding DUF4054 domain-containing protein: protein MAVVAFKSDEFLKLYPRFAGVLTEGQLQQAFDVACLLLDNSDNSIIPYEPDGTQERKTLLYLLTCHIATVTLWGNNDQAGPASSASEGSVSVSFSVPDVTNASWFKVTPCGQMYWQATRKYVVGWPIFRSETLPSVGVSYGYQRWR from the coding sequence ATGGCCGTCGTCGCCTTTAAAAGTGACGAGTTCCTGAAATTGTACCCCCGGTTTGCTGGTGTACTGACAGAGGGACAATTGCAGCAAGCTTTTGATGTGGCCTGTTTGCTGCTCGATAACTCTGATAACTCGATTATCCCCTATGAGCCTGATGGCACGCAGGAGCGCAAGACTCTGCTGTATTTGCTGACCTGCCATATCGCTACGGTGACATTGTGGGGAAACAATGATCAGGCAGGGCCAGCATCCAGCGCCTCAGAGGGGTCAGTGAGTGTCTCGTTTTCTGTTCCAGATGTAACCAATGCTTCATGGTTTAAAGTCACACCATGCGGGCAAATGTATTGGCAGGCGACCCGTAAATATGTGGTGGGGTGGCCGATATTCCGCAGTGAAACATTACCATCCGTGGGGGTGAGTTATGGCTATCAAAGGTGGCGATAA
- a CDS encoding ogr/Delta-like zinc finger family protein, whose product MAFTCPQCGAVAKTRTSEMMSEETRRSYHQCQNILCGCTFTMITSIERYLTLPTPPATSDGFSYPETGLSGQPLR is encoded by the coding sequence ATGGCGTTTACCTGTCCCCAATGCGGCGCTGTGGCAAAGACGCGAACCAGCGAAATGATGAGCGAAGAAACACGGCGCAGTTACCACCAATGCCAGAATATTCTGTGTGGCTGCACGTTTACCATGATCACCAGTATTGAACGCTATTTGACACTTCCTACCCCCCCAGCCACTTCCGACGGATTTTCATATCCCGAAACTGGCCTTTCCGGCCAGCCATTACGGTGA
- a CDS encoding AAA family ATPase, whose protein sequence is MAILTLKGVKSYSADKEVTIDFSNPITLIYGQNGSGKSTISGYFTGYHPEEYKNCYFQSDKTFDFLVFNQEYVEKKFRNEKYQPGIFTLNEKNDDFNTTINDNNKRITQIEEELDVLNTFIQDRETARESFVKTCIDNIFDKTVNERKSLEYFLDGAKQRNTFYNRMKNTSPRQTTYTTEALTSKLQQLLNSKGTRYNELNEPAFQGLSEDIIDLMATPLMPASNTQFSAFIQDLGNADWLRRGTEYVRGDVCPFCHQEFNSQHILEEVARMFDQSYEQSIAAIHDAKTAIARDIEKLDAFREQLKNHPVVVNDSAAFGIVKSLQQLFHANIQAITYKIEHPSKSIKPDSTNELSQKLVDNLNTLNDQIQESNRLASNFDIEMELLNDEVLSYLRNNCEPYFSNCELQVTEAKKQIKNKNIEVSSLMTEKQKLEEENHRLTGQMSVIQPTIDTINNNLILLGINDFNIICHDEEFKLYRLQRRSRPKDNDVFKSLSEGEKTIIAFLYFIEFCSGHTMEQGVTNSKLVVIDDPISSLSHNFIYEVASLIKRKFITAGLASHLVILTHNIFFFQEILLSSVRRLDQNATTPKNWSLLRIVKGHHSDCVTLSMHEMLNEYQALWQTLKDVKDGRCLPVVLLNTMRNILEYYFSFACKQEKLGHALEKLAQEHSAGEYDSFYRAINRHSHSGGRNIQGTGIIDVSNYFRLFRKIFEATEDIEHHDTMMGIRVPKPQ, encoded by the coding sequence ATGGCCATACTCACCCTCAAAGGTGTTAAAAGTTATTCCGCTGATAAAGAGGTTACTATTGATTTCAGTAATCCAATTACGCTGATATATGGCCAGAATGGTTCTGGAAAATCAACAATATCAGGTTACTTCACCGGATACCACCCGGAAGAGTACAAAAATTGCTACTTTCAGAGTGATAAAACCTTTGATTTTCTCGTTTTCAATCAGGAATATGTGGAGAAAAAATTTCGCAATGAAAAATATCAGCCAGGGATATTCACTCTGAATGAAAAAAATGACGACTTCAACACAACAATAAATGATAACAACAAACGAATAACACAAATTGAAGAAGAACTCGATGTCTTGAATACGTTCATTCAAGACAGAGAAACAGCTAGAGAGTCTTTTGTCAAAACATGTATAGATAACATATTTGATAAAACCGTCAACGAGAGAAAAAGCCTAGAATATTTTTTAGACGGAGCGAAGCAACGAAACACTTTTTATAATCGTATGAAGAATACTTCTCCCAGACAAACAACCTATACAACAGAAGCGCTGACAAGCAAACTCCAACAATTACTGAACAGTAAGGGAACGCGATATAACGAATTAAATGAGCCAGCGTTTCAGGGTTTATCAGAGGATATCATCGATCTTATGGCTACACCGCTGATGCCAGCTTCAAATACGCAGTTCTCGGCCTTTATTCAAGATTTAGGGAATGCTGACTGGCTTCGCAGGGGTACAGAATATGTCCGTGGTGATGTGTGCCCATTCTGTCATCAAGAATTTAATTCTCAGCATATTTTGGAAGAGGTTGCCAGAATGTTTGATCAATCTTACGAGCAATCTATCGCCGCAATCCACGATGCAAAAACTGCTATTGCCAGAGATATTGAAAAACTAGATGCTTTTCGTGAACAGCTAAAAAACCATCCGGTTGTCGTGAATGACAGTGCGGCATTTGGAATAGTGAAATCGCTTCAACAATTGTTCCATGCGAATATTCAGGCAATAACCTACAAAATTGAACATCCCTCAAAGTCCATAAAGCCTGACAGTACTAATGAATTATCGCAGAAACTAGTAGACAATCTGAATACACTTAATGATCAAATACAAGAAAGTAACCGTCTGGCATCGAATTTTGATATCGAAATGGAGCTGCTTAATGATGAAGTTCTCTCTTACCTCAGAAATAACTGTGAACCCTATTTTTCAAATTGTGAACTTCAGGTTACTGAAGCAAAAAAACAGATAAAAAATAAGAATATTGAAGTATCTTCTCTCATGACAGAAAAACAGAAACTTGAGGAAGAAAACCATCGCCTTACAGGTCAAATGTCCGTTATTCAGCCCACTATTGACACTATAAATAATAACCTGATTCTGTTGGGTATAAATGATTTCAATATTATTTGTCATGATGAAGAATTTAAGTTGTATCGACTACAGCGTAGAAGTCGGCCTAAAGATAATGACGTTTTTAAATCGCTGAGTGAAGGAGAAAAAACAATTATCGCTTTTCTTTACTTCATTGAATTCTGTTCCGGACATACCATGGAACAAGGTGTTACAAACTCAAAGCTTGTTGTGATTGATGATCCGATATCAAGTCTTTCTCATAATTTTATTTATGAAGTGGCTTCTCTAATAAAGAGAAAGTTCATTACAGCTGGACTGGCCAGTCACCTTGTCATACTGACACATAACATATTCTTCTTTCAGGAGATACTTCTCTCATCAGTCAGAAGGCTAGATCAGAACGCCACCACACCAAAGAATTGGTCACTTCTTCGTATAGTTAAAGGCCATCACAGCGATTGCGTTACGTTGTCAATGCACGAAATGTTGAATGAATATCAAGCATTGTGGCAAACACTCAAGGACGTAAAAGATGGCAGGTGCCTACCAGTAGTATTGCTCAATACGATGCGGAATATATTGGAATATTATTTCAGTTTTGCTTGCAAACAGGAAAAACTGGGGCACGCACTAGAAAAATTGGCACAAGAGCATTCAGCAGGAGAATACGACTCTTTCTATCGAGCGATTAACCGACATTCACACTCTGGCGGGAGAAATATTCAGGGTACTGGAATTATTGATGTAAGCAATTATTTCCGATTGTTCCGGAAGATATTTGAGGCTACTGAAGATATTGAGCATCATGATACAATGATGGGAATTAGAGTTCCTAAACCTCAATAA
- a CDS encoding GTPase domain-containing protein, translating into MFVLDIKGAMKSPSLWCFLAIVTVLGSFKPKFISDFEPYVSRFVWLILAFIFIYKVIKLKKIWFKQSELEKIYSFNEIKKLKKKHVKTVVVLGLSRVGKTAFINSLFNDYPAKQRTQNIQGRLKKLKINQHVVFVDVSGDSIPQIYQALQIADVIIIMLDHSDRDNSSVIQKRRINKNNSFIKGLCNFIQGYNGSISDINIKKPQSLFLFNKSDLWGKKESNLHNEYKESINLWRETINGNVSYINYTNNHIAKSIKQECHNKNVNDVLEIIERYIDEK; encoded by the coding sequence ATGTTTGTATTGGATATAAAAGGTGCAATGAAATCACCTTCATTATGGTGCTTTCTTGCCATTGTCACAGTTCTCGGAAGTTTTAAGCCTAAATTTATATCTGATTTCGAGCCTTATGTATCACGATTCGTATGGCTTATTCTTGCTTTTATTTTTATTTATAAAGTAATAAAATTAAAAAAGATATGGTTTAAGCAGAGTGAATTAGAAAAAATATATAGCTTCAATGAAATAAAAAAATTGAAGAAAAAACATGTTAAAACAGTTGTTGTTTTAGGATTATCTAGAGTCGGAAAGACAGCATTTATAAACTCACTATTCAATGATTACCCTGCTAAGCAGAGGACGCAAAACATACAAGGAAGGTTAAAGAAACTTAAAATAAATCAACATGTAGTTTTTGTAGATGTGAGTGGTGACTCTATACCTCAAATATATCAAGCATTACAAATAGCTGACGTTATAATAATCATGCTGGATCATTCAGATAGAGATAACAGCTCCGTAATACAAAAAAGAAGAATAAATAAAAATAATAGTTTCATTAAAGGATTATGTAATTTTATACAAGGATACAATGGTTCTATTTCTGACATAAATATTAAAAAACCACAATCTTTATTTTTATTTAACAAATCAGATCTTTGGGGGAAAAAAGAATCAAACTTACACAATGAATATAAAGAGTCCATAAATTTATGGAGAGAAACCATAAATGGGAACGTTAGCTATATTAATTATACAAATAACCACATAGCAAAATCAATTAAACAAGAATGCCATAATAAAAATGTAAACGATGTTCTGGAAATCATAGAAAGATATATCGATGAAAAATAA
- a CDS encoding helix-turn-helix domain-containing protein — protein sequence MSELSSDTNSYKFYDANLLVGQRIQCRRKELGITATDLAKRIGTTQQQLSRYERGTNRISITHLVAICDELNTPISWFFIDCFEEKNEIKVYSHISKEDTELKERFEQIWPRLSYKQHRTLILFLDEHLKA from the coding sequence ATGAGTGAATTATCATCAGACACAAATAGTTATAAATTTTATGATGCTAATCTACTGGTCGGTCAACGTATTCAATGTAGGCGAAAAGAACTGGGGATAACAGCAACTGATTTAGCTAAACGGATTGGTACTACTCAACAACAACTATCCAGATATGAAAGAGGAACTAATAGAATTAGTATAACTCATCTTGTGGCAATTTGTGATGAATTAAACACTCCAATTAGTTGGTTTTTTATAGATTGCTTTGAAGAAAAAAATGAGATTAAGGTTTATTCACACATATCTAAGGAAGATACAGAATTAAAAGAGCGCTTCGAGCAGATCTGGCCTCGCTTATCATATAAACAACATAGAACTCTAATATTATTTTTGGATGAACATCTGAAAGCATAA
- the tnpA gene encoding IS200/IS605 family transposase: protein MSEYTHKSHNVTVLMYHIVLPAKYRRAVFDDSVDEILKTVCLDIELRYQVKFLEIGMDKDHVHFLVQSVPTYSVTKIVTLIKSLTAREIFKRCPQVKKALWGGEFWTDGYFASTVGKHGDEQMIGRCVKNQGKEYDKLHSDHQLALF, encoded by the coding sequence ATGAGCGAATACACTCATAAAAGCCATAATGTTACGGTGCTAATGTACCATATCGTTTTGCCAGCAAAATATCGGCGAGCAGTGTTTGATGATAGTGTTGATGAGATTCTGAAAACGGTGTGTCTGGATATAGAACTTCGCTATCAGGTGAAGTTTCTAGAAATAGGTATGGACAAAGATCACGTGCATTTTCTCGTGCAATCAGTGCCTACGTACAGTGTGACTAAAATTGTTACACTCATCAAAAGCCTGACAGCGCGTGAAATATTCAAACGCTGCCCACAAGTGAAGAAAGCTCTGTGGGGAGGCGAGTTTTGGACTGACGGCTATTTTGCCAGTACGGTCGGCAAGCACGGCGATGAACAGATGATTGGACGGTGCGTCAAAAATCAAGGTAAAGAATATGACAAACTGCATTCAGATCATCAACTGGCACTATTTTAA
- a CDS encoding helix-turn-helix domain-containing protein, giving the protein MTDIKKDWHQADIIAALRKRGTTLAAVSREAGLSSSTLANTLSRPWPKGEWIIANYLGIHPSEIWPSRYFDSYDGQPIERKVRNKPQEHP; this is encoded by the coding sequence ATGACTGATATTAAAAAAGACTGGCATCAGGCCGATATAATTGCTGCATTACGTAAGCGTGGTACTACCTTAGCAGCAGTCTCCCGTGAAGCCGGATTAAGTTCTTCTACATTAGCCAATACTCTCAGCAGGCCTTGGCCGAAAGGTGAATGGATTATTGCAAATTATCTTGGCATACATCCTTCAGAAATCTGGCCTAGCCGTTATTTTGATTCATATGATGGTCAGCCTATTGAGCGTAAAGTTCGTAATAAACCACAAGAACACCCCTAG
- a CDS encoding phage portal protein, whose amino-acid sequence MWPFKRKAPETRSMTLDEFLSLAGISNTKSGEHVSPSTAEGLPAVMNAVTVISEAVASMPCYLYRVAHQNGKESREWLSDHPVDYLLNECPNDCQTPYQFKRTLMRHCLLNGNAYAVIVWGRDGQPQSLHPYPPSAIVPQRLSDHRFAYTLTEPYSGKVKTYLQEEILHLRYATEDGFLGCSPVTVCRETLGLGLAQQRHGASIMKDGMMAAGVIKAADWLDGIKGSKALEALERYKGARNAGKTPILEGGMEYQQLGMSNQDAEWLASRRFTIDDIARMFNVSPIFLQEYSNSTYSNFSEASRAFLTITMRPWLANFEQQIKSALLMTSPKRGIRYQVEFDTADLLRTNPKERFQSYETAIKSGVMSPNEAREREGLSPREGGDEFSQAWKQTVEVKKRMENKA is encoded by the coding sequence ATGTGGCCGTTTAAGCGTAAAGCCCCTGAAACCCGCAGTATGACGCTGGATGAGTTTCTTTCTCTGGCAGGCATCTCTAACACCAAATCAGGTGAACATGTTTCCCCGTCTACAGCAGAGGGTTTACCGGCGGTGATGAATGCCGTGACGGTGATTAGTGAAGCGGTGGCCTCCATGCCTTGCTATCTCTATCGGGTTGCGCACCAGAACGGCAAAGAATCCCGCGAATGGTTGAGCGATCACCCCGTGGATTACTTGCTGAATGAATGCCCGAATGATTGTCAGACGCCGTATCAATTCAAGCGAACGCTGATGCGTCATTGCTTGCTGAATGGCAATGCGTATGCGGTGATTGTCTGGGGACGGGATGGTCAGCCCCAATCCTTGCACCCTTACCCGCCATCGGCAATTGTCCCGCAGCGGCTATCCGATCACCGGTTCGCCTACACTCTCACTGAGCCTTATAGCGGCAAGGTCAAAACTTATCTACAGGAAGAAATTCTGCATTTGCGCTATGCCACCGAAGATGGTTTTCTTGGGTGCTCACCCGTCACCGTTTGCCGTGAAACTCTGGGCTTGGGACTGGCACAACAACGCCACGGCGCAAGCATTATGAAAGACGGCATGATGGCGGCGGGAGTGATTAAAGCCGCTGACTGGTTGGATGGAATCAAGGGAAGTAAGGCACTGGAAGCCCTCGAACGTTATAAAGGTGCGCGTAATGCCGGAAAAACGCCGATCCTTGAAGGTGGGATGGAATACCAGCAGTTAGGCATGAGTAACCAAGATGCCGAGTGGCTGGCCTCCCGTCGCTTCACCATTGATGATATTGCCCGTATGTTCAATGTCAGCCCGATCTTTCTGCAAGAGTATTCGAACAGTACCTACAGCAACTTTAGCGAGGCATCACGCGCCTTTCTGACTATCACTATGCGCCCGTGGCTTGCCAACTTTGAACAGCAAATCAAATCGGCTTTGCTGATGACCTCACCGAAACGGGGAATTCGCTATCAGGTGGAGTTTGATACTGCCGACTTGCTGCGTACCAATCCGAAAGAACGTTTCCAGAGCTATGAAACTGCCATTAAATCCGGTGTTATGTCACCGAATGAAGCCCGCGAGCGCGAGGGATTATCGCCCCGTGAGGGCGGTGATGAATTTAGCCAGGCATGGAAGCAAACGGTCGAAGTGAAAAAACGAATGGAGAACAAGGCATGA
- a CDS encoding HK97 family phage prohead protease: MNEIELRTASLSASDKKLTGYVIKWNSRSQILWDEFVEQFAPNAFRASLTANTDVRALYEHDHMNLLGRTTSGTLQLSEDTIGLRFELTPPDTQLGRDVLTLVERGDISGMSFGFRALKDQWDVGQEPYVRTVLEAELRKITITSLPAYPESGVEIARRSLNAAKPRDADLRHYWLQLSEV, translated from the coding sequence ATGAATGAGATTGAATTAAGAACGGCCTCACTGTCTGCCAGTGATAAAAAACTGACCGGCTATGTGATTAAGTGGAACAGCCGATCCCAAATCCTATGGGATGAATTTGTTGAACAATTCGCCCCGAATGCCTTTCGTGCCAGCTTGACGGCAAATACTGATGTTCGGGCATTGTATGAACATGATCATATGAACCTGTTAGGCCGTACCACCTCCGGTACATTGCAACTTAGCGAAGATACTATCGGACTACGCTTCGAACTAACCCCGCCGGATACCCAATTAGGGCGCGATGTGTTAACGCTGGTTGAACGGGGTGATATCTCTGGAATGTCCTTCGGGTTCAGAGCATTGAAGGATCAGTGGGATGTGGGTCAGGAACCTTACGTCAGAACCGTCTTAGAGGCCGAATTACGGAAAATCACCATCACCAGCTTACCCGCCTACCCTGAAAGTGGGGTAGAGATTGCCAGGCGTTCACTGAATGCCGCTAAACCCCGTGATGCCGATTTGCGTCATTACTGGCTGCAACTGTCCGAGGTGTAA
- a CDS encoding phage major capsid protein, giving the protein MKKLLELCQQKSDLTQQMRSLLTKAEDEKRSLNTDEAKQFDELRSQSDILNTEIARYEALADEERSQAKNHPTSKKLSNDELRHYVLTGETRALSTSVPSEGGYTVIPELNKQIMQQLTDESVMRRICTVKTTRSNEYKQLVSVGGAAVAHGEEGKARNETTMPKMEEVSIKLFPIYAYPRTTQEIIDFSDVDILGWLTSEIADTFVDTEETDLVSGDGSKKAKGFLSYPRDTQADKIRAFGTLQKLEADTLSADSLIDLKFLLMNKYRKNAVWVMNSGTAAQVQKLKNGNGDYICRERLQAGDPDMLLGLPVHYLEFMPEGVIGLGDFKRGYFIVDHETGTRTRPDNITEPGFYKVHTDKYLGGGLVDSNAIKVLEIKGTKAG; this is encoded by the coding sequence ATGAAAAAACTTCTCGAATTATGTCAACAAAAATCCGATTTAACCCAGCAAATGCGTTCACTGCTCACCAAAGCGGAAGACGAAAAACGCTCACTGAATACCGATGAAGCTAAACAGTTCGACGAACTACGCAGCCAGTCCGACATACTGAATACTGAAATTGCCCGTTATGAAGCTTTGGCTGATGAAGAACGTAGTCAGGCAAAAAACCATCCCACCAGTAAAAAACTCAGTAATGACGAATTGCGCCACTATGTTCTGACTGGCGAAACCCGCGCTTTATCCACGAGTGTTCCGTCAGAGGGTGGCTATACCGTTATTCCCGAACTGAACAAACAAATCATGCAACAACTGACTGATGAGTCAGTCATGCGTCGGATTTGTACGGTGAAAACCACACGCAGCAACGAATATAAGCAGTTGGTTTCGGTCGGTGGTGCAGCCGTCGCCCACGGGGAAGAAGGCAAGGCCCGCAATGAAACCACAATGCCGAAGATGGAAGAAGTCAGCATCAAGCTGTTCCCTATCTATGCTTATCCCAGAACTACCCAAGAGATTATCGATTTTAGCGATGTAGATATCTTAGGTTGGCTGACTTCCGAAATTGCCGACACATTCGTTGATACCGAAGAAACGGATCTCGTGAGCGGTGACGGCAGTAAAAAAGCAAAAGGCTTTCTGTCTTATCCCCGTGATACTCAAGCCGACAAAATTCGCGCATTTGGCACACTACAGAAGCTGGAAGCCGATACGCTTTCCGCCGATAGCCTGATTGACCTGAAATTCTTACTCATGAACAAATACCGCAAAAATGCAGTCTGGGTGATGAACTCCGGCACAGCCGCTCAGGTGCAAAAACTGAAAAACGGCAATGGTGATTATATCTGTCGGGAACGTTTACAGGCGGGTGATCCGGATATGCTGCTGGGCTTGCCTGTCCACTATCTTGAATTTATGCCGGAAGGTGTGATCGGTCTGGGGGACTTCAAACGCGGTTATTTCATCGTTGATCACGAAACAGGCACCCGTACCCGTCCTGACAATATCACCGAACCGGGGTTTTATAAGGTTCACACTGATAAGTACTTGGGCGGCGGGCTGGTGGATTCCAACGCCATCAAAGTGCTGGAAATCAAAGGCACTAAAGCGGGTTAA
- a CDS encoding LA2681 family HEPN domain-containing protein, which yields MVKDELDEFSKLADQYIITGDHASLATLVESFTEQDFTFSHPLYEAHYLYCLGNCYSELYETRKTEWYSDDLMKSVIFYRKALHALPKADWREHENNIHAHNNLRSMIETNLANRLSSQGRVLCCILHYDNAISIDNNPVAIISKANNELFLGHSLYDNGHSEYHYFIAYELVRKGIENIKRLYPEQRTSLEEGGRLFNFKKWFEELFETSAFDYFKEYTGKFTSKKQKNYLEWCAKNRLFLNDLNDVCEYQNTYEDVFALPSFIQSINNSLTMHEELSYHGNYDELKNDYCYARYLIYSSKNIPDDATHIFNSTYQHVEDMTYSINNLKIAQYKSAFRTVYSLFDKIAYLINRFFDLNDLKHDKKISIDNLFRDFTGKNNEWKPHKKLKDSDNHFIHALFYILKDIRKVGNSDSVTKWLDPNAVAFAEIRNAMEHRSLKIVDDFGYELATSHYTYNDEQFRKLQEEVNTIPYEIREIELKLKKAKEDNNSHLPQQLKEQINKLSSRLTDLKSKIYEKEKLSSHSLLIPISQFESRIMQLIGLARNSIIYLSLAIHFEERKRPKDGIYMPRKVPLKQSL from the coding sequence ATGGTAAAAGATGAACTTGACGAGTTCAGTAAGCTTGCGGATCAATACATCATCACAGGTGATCACGCTTCTTTAGCTACATTAGTCGAGAGTTTTACAGAACAGGATTTCACTTTTTCTCACCCCTTGTATGAGGCGCATTATCTTTACTGCTTAGGAAATTGCTATTCTGAACTCTATGAAACTCGTAAAACAGAGTGGTATTCAGATGATTTGATGAAATCTGTCATCTTCTACAGAAAAGCTTTACATGCGCTCCCTAAAGCAGATTGGAGAGAACACGAAAATAATATTCATGCGCATAATAATCTTAGATCTATGATTGAGACAAATTTAGCTAATCGCCTTTCATCACAAGGTAGAGTACTATGTTGCATTCTGCACTATGATAACGCTATTTCTATAGATAATAATCCTGTAGCCATTATATCCAAAGCTAATAATGAATTATTCCTTGGCCATTCGCTTTATGACAACGGGCATTCAGAATATCATTACTTTATTGCTTATGAACTTGTAAGAAAAGGAATTGAAAATATCAAGAGACTATATCCTGAGCAAAGAACGTCACTTGAGGAAGGAGGTCGATTATTCAACTTTAAAAAATGGTTCGAGGAGCTTTTTGAAACATCAGCTTTCGATTATTTCAAAGAGTATACTGGAAAGTTTACATCAAAAAAACAGAAAAACTATTTAGAATGGTGCGCTAAAAACAGACTCTTTCTTAATGATTTGAATGATGTTTGTGAGTACCAGAACACTTATGAGGATGTTTTTGCATTACCATCATTTATTCAATCAATTAATAATTCTCTTACCATGCATGAAGAACTATCCTATCACGGTAATTATGATGAATTAAAAAATGATTATTGCTATGCTCGGTACTTAATATATTCTTCAAAAAATATACCGGATGATGCCACTCATATATTCAACTCAACATATCAACACGTTGAAGATATGACTTACTCAATTAATAATTTGAAGATTGCTCAGTATAAATCAGCATTTAGAACAGTATATTCACTTTTTGATAAAATAGCATATTTAATTAATCGTTTTTTTGATTTAAATGATCTAAAACATGACAAAAAAATCAGTATAGATAATTTATTCCGTGATTTCACAGGTAAGAATAACGAATGGAAGCCCCATAAAAAACTGAAGGATAGCGATAATCATTTTATTCACGCATTATTCTATATATTAAAAGATATCCGCAAAGTTGGTAACTCCGATTCAGTAACAAAATGGTTAGATCCAAATGCAGTGGCATTTGCAGAAATTAGAAATGCTATGGAACATCGTTCATTAAAAATAGTTGATGATTTTGGCTATGAACTCGCAACATCACATTATACTTACAATGATGAACAGTTTAGAAAATTGCAAGAAGAAGTTAATACGATACCTTATGAAATTAGAGAGATTGAATTAAAGCTTAAAAAAGCCAAGGAAGATAATAATTCTCATTTACCCCAGCAACTTAAAGAACAAATTAATAAGCTAAGCTCAAGACTTACAGACCTAAAATCAAAGATCTATGAAAAAGAAAAACTATCCTCTCACTCTCTTTTAATACCAATAAGCCAATTTGAATCAAGAATTATGCAACTCATTGGCTTAGCTCGAAACTCAATAATTTATTTATCATTAGCTATCCATTTTGAAGAGCGCAAGCGTCCAAAAGATGGTATCTACATGCCAAGAAAAGTACCACTAAAGCAAAGTTTGTGA